The Acidobacteriota bacterium genome has a segment encoding these proteins:
- a CDS encoding prepilin-type N-terminal cleavage/methylation domain-containing protein, with protein sequence MRSELGYTLIEVVIVVGLIGVTSAIAVPVFIESNARNRLWTASEQIGSTVRQTRLQAISQNTTYRVAFDCPSAGSLRSLIITGDPAVDDDADRCNQTLEGDSAVIEMPTSVTYDPADATALQVSGRGIFTAIGESIPLTISVQYGTATRTLTVSATGQITFSNIH encoded by the coding sequence GTGCGTTCAGAACTTGGTTACACGCTGATTGAGGTGGTCATCGTCGTGGGCCTCATTGGCGTCACGTCAGCGATTGCCGTTCCCGTCTTCATTGAGTCGAACGCGCGCAACCGGCTCTGGACCGCGTCGGAGCAGATCGGCAGCACGGTCCGGCAGACGCGCCTCCAGGCGATCAGCCAGAACACCACGTATCGCGTGGCGTTTGATTGCCCGTCGGCTGGAAGCCTGCGCAGCCTGATCATCACCGGCGACCCGGCGGTGGACGATGACGCGGACCGCTGTAACCAGACGCTCGAGGGCGACTCCGCCGTCATCGAGATGCCGACGAGCGTGACCTACGATCCCGCTGACGCGACCGCGCTTCAGGTCAGCGGGCGCGGCATCTTCACCGCGATCGGCGAATCCATTCCGTTAACCATCAGCGTTCAATATGGTACAGCCACGAGAACTCTTACCGTCAGCGCCACCGGCCAAATCACCTTCAGCAACATCCACTGA